From the genome of Nostoc sp. C052, one region includes:
- a CDS encoding transposase — translation MDKDEFNALPPSITVREIYYYIVISGFRTQQVSLITTLLDKSSYSTLEIVGLYGKRWEVELDLRHLKTTLGMDVLRCKTPPMIRKEIHVFLLAYNLLRSLMWSAGTTCSTPPNRLSLQGTRHHLINFIPKLLDATSTKRLQIYRNAT, via the coding sequence TTGGATAAAGATGAATTTAATGCTTTACCTCCTTCCATAACTGTGCGAGAGATTTACTATTATATTGTTATTTCTGGTTTTCGGACTCAACAAGTTAGCTTAATTACTACTCTTTTAGATAAATCTTCTTATTCTACTCTGGAAATTGTTGGGCTTTACGGTAAACGCTGGGAGGTTGAGCTAGATTTAAGACATCTCAAAACTACCTTGGGTATGGATGTTCTCCGATGTAAAACGCCCCCAATGATACGCAAAGAAATTCATGTTTTTTTGCTAGCTTATAATTTACTTCGTAGTTTAATGTGGTCGGCTGGAACTACTTGCAGTACTCCTCCAAATCGCCTATCACTCCAAGGTACTCGCCACCATTTAATTAACTTTATTCCCAAATTATTAGACGCAACTTCAACAAAACGTCTCCAAATTTATCGCAATGCAACTTAA
- a CDS encoding transposase: MRRKPYDTDLTEREWEIIQPLIPVAKPGGRPRKVNIREIINAIFYIQRSGCAWRLLPHDFPPWKTVYDYFRDWRITKVWQAMLKGVREQVRCQRHNAETSCKSNFCFPVGVHVKG, translated from the coding sequence ATGAGACGAAAACCATACGATACTGATTTAACAGAAAGAGAATGGGAAATTATTCAGCCGTTGATTCCTGTTGCTAAACCAGGTGGTCGTCCACGCAAAGTCAACATACGAGAAATCATCAATGCAATCTTTTATATTCAACGCAGTGGCTGTGCTTGGAGATTACTGCCCCATGACTTTCCACCTTGGAAAACAGTTTATGATTATTTTCGAGATTGGCGGATAACCAAAGTATGGCAAGCAATGCTGAAAGGCGTTCGTGAGCAAGTGCGCTGTCAGCGACATAATGCAGAGACATCTTGCAAAAGTAACTTTTGCTTTCCGGTTGGGGTGCATGTTAAAGGTTAA
- a CDS encoding DUF4360 domain-containing protein, which translates to MKFVKVFLAAVTLITASVSPAFADAKVEILGASYGGSGCPNESASVSVSPDGQELTILFDKFAAIGNVATERRKSCNLSIPIKLPQGFQISLYDADYRGYIAPGTTGTLRAEYFFAGTRGPVFSRTFSGETDYNVRDSLATVADIWSGCGDSVNMRVNTAMTAKGQGMATVDSFDLAHRGLVYHIKYRTCRKK; encoded by the coding sequence ATGAAATTTGTAAAAGTATTTCTTGCTGCCGTTACATTAATTACTGCTTCAGTTAGCCCCGCCTTTGCTGATGCCAAAGTTGAAATTTTAGGTGCAAGTTATGGTGGTAGCGGTTGTCCCAATGAATCAGCCAGTGTGAGCGTTAGTCCCGATGGTCAAGAACTAACCATTTTATTTGACAAGTTTGCAGCTATCGGAAATGTCGCCACAGAAAGGCGGAAAAGCTGTAATTTGAGTATTCCGATCAAATTACCCCAAGGCTTTCAAATTTCCCTTTATGATGCTGATTATCGGGGTTATATTGCTCCCGGAACTACTGGGACACTAAGAGCAGAGTACTTTTTTGCTGGTACCCGCGGCCCAGTTTTTTCTCGGACTTTTAGTGGCGAAACTGACTATAATGTTCGAGATAGCTTGGCGACGGTAGCTGATATTTGGTCGGGCTGTGGTGACAGTGTAAATATGCGGGTGAATACTGCGATGACTGCCAAAGGTCAAGGGATGGCTACTGTTGACTCCTTCGATCTTGCACACCGAGGTTTGGTTTATCATATAAAATATCGCACCTGTCGTAAAAAATAG